In Candida orthopsilosis Co 90-125, chromosome 4 draft sequence, a single genomic region encodes these proteins:
- a CDS encoding Spa2 protein (incomplete, gene starts within a gap in the genome sequence; similar to C. parapsilosis CPAR2_202750 and C. albicans SPA2; involved in cell polarity, Spitzenkorper formation), giving the protein QDDYNFSVQQNKNLSDELESLGQEKENWISKHENLSKSLQSIDKSEELEKLRSINAALRLENQSLKNTSPVNRSISNQSPNQSDLQARANNTSVATFLEKLEKIDIPTADNPSTLELKKQVKQWQRRYEDSRSKFIASEIKKTTLSEVELKSFISPQGLISIKLVSDAQALLESFFVYIAESWDVNVMFEKVSKIAVVMNEIAAQGEHQVPNSNEHSILLREAASYALTATRYHATYKQLFPKFIVEKALGEMNCVLCDLIATSKLNENSTNLRKLEPEKKAVVTPAQVDYGVRPLKMANKLKSSNPNMINGTYYQTPPNKQQQQTPPQNIQRSPPQKIRPILSSTIQQLPPERKESLSRTTEEPLAQRVTNEYAHGEDIAQPKRVQQGEQRHVDTSQHEPLQKVEQLSPEVSRKQPSNKESSSVDSNTRATQFPNKNFESFTEDRTLTVDDQKQRSTDPSISERKPSAGNYQTDSTSQNPFATSITGRSDNIVSQTIERDVVPLANRDLNREPTIDNQQEKQFENVKTSTPTHSKLEKTSNVSTLGRKFAESVSERDQSSPPTMKTTPIKKGNIMDRVKQFERSPEEQAKSTTPRFQRSPRSFESTDESDEPRRLADPFTSKLQSGLEGSASSNRAGNDESETPLAGRGRGILQSFKDRFNTDSNTNSGNSNSKQGNHSKRIDEDSTREVERDRELQSKDVLFTETARRIGEFAPINHSFEDSDKPPVDNEPGVRVKISSPKLARESSSSEESDDDDDDDDDADAEYENKKDTESEARQRQEYRKSMAAATFNVNLFDIDDPDNTLTQVLLYLEHQTVEVINTIQSLLGAIKKPNATRGDLCQKSKAITVVISQMCEATNTSMNQTRNAQLKEHGSWVVKSLEDCYHRMDILCKPTQDSNEGQFADKNFRQRLAGISFDIAKCTKELVKTVEEASLKEDIAYLDARLSHNDEDLT; this is encoded by the coding sequence TGCAAGATGATTACAACTTTTCTGtccaacaaaataaaaatctTAGTGATGAGCTTGAACTGTTGGGTcaggaaaaagaaaattggaTTTCCAAACACGAAAATTTGAGTAAGTCCTTACAATCGATTGACAAGTCTGAAGAACTTGAAAAGTTGAGGTCCATCAATGCTGCTTTGAGACTTGAGAATCAGTCGTTGAAAAACACATCACCGGTAAATAGATCAATTTCTAATCAATCCCCAAATCAATCAGATTTGCAAGCTAGAGCTAATAACACCAGTGTCGCTACCtttttggagaaattggaaaagattgatatACCCACAGCTGACAATCCCTCAAcattggaattgaagaagcagGTCAAACAATGGCAGCGTAGGTATGAAGACTCCAGGTCAAAATTCATTGCCAGtgaaatcaagaaaacCACATTGTCTGAGGTTGAATTGAAGTCGTTTATATCCCCTCAAGGTTTAATTTCGATAAAGTTGGTCAGCGATGCTCAAGCTTTGTTGGAGTCTTTTTTCGTGTATATCGCAGAAAGCTGGGATGTTAATGTGatgtttgaaaaagtatcaaAAATCGCCGTGGTGATGAATGAAATTGCTGCACAAGGGGAACATCAAGTTCCAAATAGTAACGAACATTCGATTTTGTTGCGAGAGGCTGCTTCATATGCGTTGACAGCTACTAGGTACCATGCTACATATAAGCAGCTTTTCCCAAAATTTATTGTTGAGAAGGCATTAGGAGAAATGAACTGTGTGCTCTGTGACTTAATTGCGACGTCAAAGCTTAATGAAAATTCGACAAACTTAAGGAAACTTGAACCAGAAAAGAAAGCTGTGGTTACACCTGCCCAAGTGGATTATGGAGTCAGACCACTAAAAATGGCCAATAAATTGAAGCTGAGTAATCCAAATATGATTAATGGAACTTATTACCAAACACCACCTAAcaagcagcaacagcaaacTCCTCCACAAAATATACAGCGCTCCCCTCCACAAAAGATTCGGCCAATACTATCGAGcacaattcaacaattacCCCCAGAGAGAAAAGAGTCACTTTCTAGAACAACGGAAGAACCATTGGCGCAGAGGGTGACAAATGAATATGCACATGGTGAAGACATAGCACAGCCAAAGCGGGTACAACAAGGTGAGCAGAGACATGTAGACACTCTGCAACATGAACCACTTCAGAAAGTAGAACAACTCTCTCCAGAAGTTTCAAGAAAACAACCATCAAATAAGGAGCTGCTGTCAGTGGACTCGAACACTCGCGCCACTCAATTCccaaataaaaattttgagaGCTTTACGGAGGATCGTACTTTAACTGTTGATGACCAAAAGCAAAGGAGTACAGACCCATCGATCTCAGAGAGGAAACCCTCTGCTGGTAATTACCAAACTGATTCAACCTCACAAAACCCTTTTGCAACATCAATCACAGGTAGGAGTGATAACATCGTTTCTCAAACTATTGAACGAGATGTTGTACCATTGGCAAATAGAGACCTCAACAGAGAGCCAACTATTGATAATCAGCAGGAGaagcaatttgaaaacgtgaaaacttcaacaccaactcattcaaaattggagaagACGTCTAATGTCTCCACGCTTGGTCGCAAGTTTGCTGAATCAGTGTCTGAGCGTGATCAATCTTCTCCGCCAACTATGAAAACCACTCCGATAAAAAAGGGTAACATAATGGATAGAGTGAAGCAATTCGAGCGTTCACCTGAAGAACAAGCTAAATCAACTACGCCAAGATTCCAAAGGTCACCAAGGTCTTTTGAGTCAACCGATGAAAGTGATGAACCAAGAAGACTTGCGGATCCATTCACTTCTAAGTTGCAAAGTGGGCTCGAAGGGTCAGCACTGTCTAACAGAGCCGGCAACGATGAAAGTGAGACCCCGCTTGCTGGAAGAGGTAGGGGAATTTTGCAGTCCTTCAAGGATAGGTTCAATACAGACTCAAATACAAACAGTGGTAATCTGAATTCAAAACAGGGGAATCACTCCAAAAggattgatgaagattcaaCTCGTGAAGTGGAACGTGATAGAGAATTACAAAGCAAAGATGTTCTCTTTACAGAAACAGCAAGAAGAATTGGCGAATTTGCTCCTATTAATCATTCATTTGAGGATAGTGACAAGCCACCTGTCGATAATGAACCAGGAGTTCGTGTAAAAATTAGCTCTCCTAAATTAGCTCGCGAATCAAGCTCACTGGAAGaatctgatgatgatgatgatgatgatgatgatgctgatgctgagtatgaaaataaaaaggaTACCGAATCAGAAGCAAGACAAAGACAAGAGTATCGTAAATCAATGGCTGCTGCGACATTCAATGTTAActtgtttgatattgatgatcCAGATAATACTTTAACTCAAGTCTTGCTTTATCTTGAACATCAAACTGTCGAAGTTATCAATACCATTCAATCATTACTTGGTGCAATCAAGAAACCTAATGCAACTAGAGGTGATTTATgtcaaaaatcaaaagcGATTACAGTTGTCATTTCACAAATGTGTGAAGCTACAAATACATCAATGAATCAAACTCGTAATgctcaattgaaagagCATGGAAGTTGGGTAGTTAAATCTTTGGAAGATTGTTATCATCGAATGGATATCTTGTGTAAACCAACACAAGATTCAAATGAAGGTCAATTTGCTGATAAGAATTTCAGACAAAGATTGGCCGgaatttcatttgatattgCTAAATGTACTAAAGAATTGGTCAAGACTGTTGAAGAAGCCAGTCTTAAAGAAGATATTGCTTACCTTGATGCTAGACTTAGTCATAATGACGAAGATTTAACTTAG
- a CDS encoding Mnn2 alpha-1,2-mannosyltransferase, with protein sequence MISKQRLRLFLLIVVALVGLHFLTTNNFRNQDLQRILDESLNKKPESYDHKQPSPGKDIPAKTNQQINSKQQPDSTKVKLKPKPKNPKLDDYTIFFDDLEKYKINQPSIKGKYKEKDQKAKELFSTEGSFLFNKEYLENVLDISETTFEEMKASHTKYVNERIPQLLNEGVVTFGKMVPSDPDWEIYEGSSGYVLVGGGRYSWLSYLVIKQIRATGAQLPIELFLATEDDYEKSFCEHILRTYNARCNVFDKKLAEDLSTRFNIGGYQYKMLALLSSRFENVLYLDSDNFPTRNVDYIFDSDLYKKNNLILWPDAWARTTNPMYYDIANVEVKENKLRYSAYDVKQAGGKENLRPLSEFTFENSWFHDFEGTLPDPTSETGMFVVNKTSHLKTLLLCLYYNVFGPDYYYPILTQGSAGEGDKETFIAAAHALNEPWHQTLKQFQWTGYHSKASNSFTSKALAHYDPVQASTDTKGVDIIFMHLSYPKFYPNWLVDNHDLVYQDSGEHIRMYAGVRENVGYDFDLRVLQFFTESICPNYYGPNGKAIDEDVSLTKGTTYMGDYLQYIKDEEQNNIKRCEEVFIPHLKWLKETNNVKETKKDEKA encoded by the coding sequence ATGATATCGAAGCAAAGGTTAAGGCTCTTCCTCTTAATTGTGGTGGCATTAGTTGGTTTACATTTTCtcacaacaaacaatttcaGGAACCAAGATTTGCAACGAATACTTGATGAATCGTTGAACAAAAAGCCAGAAAGTTATGATCATAAACAACCATCTCCTGGGAAAGATATTCCTGCAAAGACGAaccaacaaatcaattccaaacaaCAGCCCGATTCAACAAAGGTCAAACtaaaaccaaaaccaaaaaacCCAAAGCTTGATGATTATACTatattttttgatgatcTTGAGAAATACAAGATAAACCAACCATCCATCAAGGGAaaatacaaagaaaaagatcAGAAAGCAAAGGAACTCTTCTCCACTGAGGGCTCCTTCTTGTTTAATAAAGAGTATCTTGAAAATGTGTTGGACATATCTGAGACAACTTTTGAGGAAATGAAAGCCAGTCACACCAAATACGTCAATGAACGTATACCTCAGCTTTTGAATGAAGGAGTTGTAACTTTCGGTAAAATGGTCCCTAGTGATCCCGATTGGGAAATTTATGAAGGTTCATCGGGATATGTCTTGGTTGGTGGAGGCAGATATAGTTGGTTGTCGTATCTTGttatcaaacaaatacGTGCCACAGGTGCACAATTACCAATAGAATTATTTCTTGCAACAGAagatgattatgaaaagAGTTTTTGTGAGCACATTTTGAGAACCTACAATGCAAGATGTAATGTATTTGACAAAAAATTGGCTGAAGATTTACTGACTAGATTCAACATTGGTGGTTATCAATACAAAATGCTTGCGTTGTTGAGCTCGAGGTTTGAAAATGTATTGTATTTGGACTCAGacaattttccaacaagAAATGTTGACTACATATTTGATTCCGACTtgtacaaaaaaaataatttgatATTATGGCCTGATGCTTGGGCTAGAACTACCAACCCTATGTACTATGATATTGCCAATGTGGAAGTGAAGGAAAATAAACTCAGATACAGTGCATACGATGTTAAACAAGCtggaggaaaagaaaaccTTCGTCCTTTGTCTGAGTTCACTTTTGAGAACTCATGGTTCCATGATTTCGAAGGAACTTTACCTGATCCTACGTCTGAAACTGGAATGTTTGTTGTCAACAAAACCAGTCATTTGAAGACTTTGCTTCTCTGCTTGTACTATAACGTGTTTGGTCCAGATTATTATTACCCAATTTTGACACAAGGATCCGCAGGTGAAGGTGACAAGGAGACATTTATTGCTGCTGCCCATGCGTTGAATGAGCCATGGCATCAAACTTTGAAGCAATTCCAATGGACCGGTTATCATTCAAAAGCATCGAATTCCTTTACCTCAAAAGCATTGGCACATTATGACCCAGTTCAAGCATCAACAGACACCAAGGGTGTGGATATTATTTTTATGCACTTGTCCTATCCAAAATTCTATCCTAATTGGTTAGTCGACAATCATGATCTTGTTTACCAAGATTCTGGTGAGCATATACGTATGTATGCCGGTGTGAGGGAAAATGTTGGCTATGACTTTGATTTACGTGTATTGCAGTTTTTCACTGAAAGTATTTGTCCTAACTATTACGGACCTAACGGGAAggcaattgatgaagatgtttcCTTAACCAAAGGTACAACGTACATGGGAGATTATCTTCAGTATATCAAAGACGAAGAgcaaaacaatatcaaacgATGCGAGGAAGTGTTTATTCCGCATTTAAAATGGCTAAAGGAGACGAATAATGTTAAGGAGACAAAAAAAGATGAGAAAGCCTAA
- a CDS encoding Mpt5 RNA-binding protein — protein sequence MSSSQPHQHTHNPHSLSINSMTSIIEPTTPPNHSLSSNNSANINSVHFHSHQQPLHHHQPRTPATSTTVSSNSSSSTANTSYIHNRSLSSNGSFAKFGTHPNIGKSVLWDSSNKLNHNLNLPNFNIDNEVISAPLIIPSSNQGSVSSTTSTPSSQVSSFQKLSLDTTNNNSTTTNNKHTNIANTDSNEKNITQNTATTGINNNDGHYILDTSTDNKENLMRKPYNGADVIVGVGSENVVNIMGDFAPNSSASTPPSSINYTHTSVPPDVGPPKIDKEHLVSINKVPLTQLKPEILKLAKDQYGCRFLQKKIDENLISNYQVRATNFEVIFDQIYPYMCELIVDPFGNYLVQKMTPYCSEGNLNLILEILQYNLCQISVNQHGTRALQKIIDNLNSTSQLNLLIKGLKPYIIDLIRDLNGNHVIQKILNKYDPPECQFIYDSIIEDLYTVATHKHGCCVLQKCLNHVTPQQLDQFSKAILKFDNFRMLINDQFGNYVLQYLISINSVDVNYKMFQNFLQSGLTNLCNSKFSSNVVEKFMKNCFNNETVDVAFANLKFELIYNILTGDLNVLVNDPYGNYVIQTMLDILVNPQNNYHNVSKVSLLLPKRDQPEQESEQSLQITIIKYWFQNCKIASSFGKRIQSKINTILNNNGATSSSTSINKVSKKSSQMNANGEFVINEVQYQVRPQNYQNLGPQQHSQEYPYQFEQHAQQQYFRNNLEPMSNQNGSTSSVDHVYLMENSLQRRNYSMPSNFYSTKSISNSNNVFGAKELSSMYAPVASTNVMNPNSSVLSVHSNNSGNGMNPSPQTYLHGGDSQATLRGYIPEDVGNRAMHQYPPIPPQMNNGVFYQPTPPPPQAQMVPPFYPPLNGPGHQHSLSVGSINQPQPFQPHNPIAGHYTANARNATPPSMQGLNYQHGVAGPQAKQFATNGSQEQQAHPTTTVLNRGPHHSHNVSWSSTSSNQGGTAFGTPSW from the coding sequence ATGTCTTCGTCTCAACCACACCAACACACCCATAACCCACATAGTCTTTCCATCAACTCAATGACTTCAATAATCGAACCTACAACTCCTCCAAATCATTCATTGTCTTCTAATAATAGTGCCAATATCAATTCTGTACATTTCCACCTGCACCAACAACCActtcaccaccaccaaccaAGAACACCTGCCACATCCACAACTGTTTCCTCCAACTCATCGTCTTCAACCGCAAACACTTCGTATATACACAATCGCAGTTTATCGTCTAATGGATcgtttgcaaaatttggtACTCATCCTAATATAGGTAAATCGGTTTTATGGGATTCTTCTAACAAGTTGAACCATAATTTGAACTTACctaatttcaacattgataATGAGGTAATATCGGCTCCTTTAATTATTCCATCGTCAAACCAAGGGTCAGTCAGTTCCACAACTTCCACTCCATCGTCTCAAGTCTCCTCCTTCCAAAAATTATCACTAGACACTACCAATAATAATTCCACCACAACCAATAATAAGCATACGAATATTGCCAATACCGACAGCAACGAGAAGAATATTACACAGAACACCGCTACTACTGGTATCAATAATAACGATGGACATTACATACTTGACACCAGTACAGacaataaagaaaatttaATGAGGAAGCCATACAATGGCGCGGATGTTATTGTCGGAGTCGGCTCAGAAAATGTTGTGAATATCATGGGAGACTTTGCCCCCAACTCCTCTGCGTCTACACCACCTTCATCAATTAATTATACCCACACTTCAGTGCCACCAGATGTTGGACCACCAAAAATCGACAAAGAACATCTAGTGTCGATTAATAAGGTGCCGCTTACTCAGTTGAAGCCAGAAATACTAAAGCTTGCCAAGGATCAATACGGGTGCAGGTtcttgcaaaagaaaattgatgaaaactTGATATCAAATTATCAAGTAAGGgcaacaaattttgagGTTatctttgatcaaatatACCCTTATATGTGTGAGTTAATTGTTGACCCTTTCGGTAATTACTTGGTGCAGAAGATGACTCCATATTGTAGCGAAggaaatttgaatttgatattggaaattttaCAGTACAATCTTTGCCAAATATCTGTTAACCAACATGGTACAAGAGCATTACAAAAGattattgataatttgaatagTACATCTCAATTGAACTTATTGATAAAGGGCTTAAAGCCATAcataattgatttgattagaGATTTGAATGGGAACCAtgttattcaaaaaatctTGAACAAGTATGATCCTCCTGAGTGTCAATTTATTTACGACTCCATAATTGAGGATTTGTATACCGTTGCTACTCACAAGCATGGATGTTGTGTATTACAGAAATGTCTTAATCATGTTACACCGCAACAGTTGGACCAGTTTTCCAAGgcaattttaaaatttgacaattttaGAATGTTAATTAatgatcaatttggtaACTATGTGTTGCaatatttgatttcaatcaaCTCCGTCGATGTAAACTATaaaatgtttcaaaattttcttcaatcaGGTCTCACCAATTTGTGCAACTCCAAGTTTAGCTCAAACGTGGTGGAaaaatttatgaaaaattgcTTTAATAATGAAACGGTGGATGTGGCATttgcaaatttgaaatttgagTTGATTTACAACATTTTGACTGGCGATTTAAATGTGTTGGTAAATGATCCGTATGGAAATTATGTCATCCAAACTATGCTTGACATCTTGGTTAATCCACAAAATAACTACCACAATGTGTCAAAAGTTTCCTTGCTTTTGCCAAAACGGGACCAACCTGAACAAGAAAGTGAACAAAGCTTGcaaatcaccatcatcaaatattgGTTTCAGAATTGTAAGATAGCGTCTTCATTTGGTAAACGAATTCAATCGAAAATcaatacaattttgaacaacaatGGGGCTACATCCTCCTCAACATCGATTAACAAAGTCAGTAAAAAGAGTAGCCAAATGAATGCCAATGGAGAGTTTGTTATCAACGAGGTGCAATACCAAGTTAGACCACAGAATTACCAAAATCTTGGCCCCCAACAACATTCTCAAGAGTATCCCTATCAGTTTGAGCAACATGCTCAACAGCAATATTTCCGCAACAATTTGGAGCCCATGTCGAACCAAAATGGAAGCACCCTGTCGGTCGACCATGTGTATCTAATGGAAAACAGCTtgcaaagaagaaattattCTATGCCATCAAActtttattcaacaaagtcaatTAGCAATAGTAATAATGTCTTCGGAGCCAAAGAGTTAAGCAGCATGTACGCCCCAGTGGCTAGCACCAATGTAATGAACCCTAACTCATCTGTATTATCAGTTCATTCAAACAACTCGGGCAATGGTATGAATCCATCGCCACAAACTTATTTGCACGGTGGAGACAGTCAAGCTACTTTGAGAGGTTATATACCAGAAGATGTTGGTAATCGTGCAATGCACCAATACCCACCAATTCCTCCACAAATGAATAATGGCGTGTTTTACCAGccaacaccaccaccaccacaagCGCAAATGGTACCTCCATTTTATCCGCCCCTCAATGGTCCAGGTCATCAGCATAGCCTTTCCGTCGGCTCAATCAACCAACCTCAACCTTTCCAACCACATAATCCGATAGCTGGGCATTACACCGCAAATGCAAGGAATGCTACTCCGCCATCAATGCAAGGTCTTAATTACCAACATGGGGTAGCTGGTCCACAAGCAAAACAGTTTGCTACTAATGGCtcacaagaacaacaagCTCATCCAACGACAACCGTGTTGAATCGTGGACCTCATCACTCCCATAATGTTTCTTGGTCTTCAACCTCATCGAATCAAGGTGGAACTGCATTTGGTACTCCAAGCTGGTGA
- a CDS encoding Sec18 protein (similar to C. parapsilosis CPAR2_202780 and C. albicans SEC18 similar to S. cerevisiae Sec18p, acting in protein transport): protein MMEKFGFNVVTNSPTSPSQAKITHNISGRPHHPPRHEPVEVLRKQLRVSNAPGNDVVVANCVAVHPGDFAHIPDRTPIILDGVFVYSIAKDERMKPGHIGLAGNMRSWGKYSFDQIVNIETYDIFQSGQQQQYLGAIDLSIDFVKTKSNSSPLNHDELVNIFHQKYENQILQPTQVIYMDFHNVYYSVKVEQVQIIDVNTKDNLPSFKDSGDIKTKGIFIKSTDVVFYPYDGSKINISKSKSLKSRIFGGNGAQESRRHTRKQIINPDFKLEDLGIGGLDSEFQDIFRRAFNSRILPPEIAEKLDYKHCKGLLLYGPPGTGKTLIARKLSKMLNGKEPKIVNGPEMLSKYVGASEENIRNLFKDAEAEYKLKGEDSDLHVIIFDELDSVFKQRGSGKSDGTGVGDNVVNQLLSKMDGVDQLNNILVIGMTNRLDLIDTALLRPGRFEIQIEIALPDEKGRKDIFMIHTKKLRENGLLTPDVNFDELSLLTKNFTGAEIEGLCNSAKSYAVSRHTKKGSLAQIDPESIANMHITRNDFLLALNDIRPAFGTDEEDLAQQAQHGIIKFNQTIANIFEKGHSIIDVVRSSESETLRSVLLYGPPGVGKTAIATTLALNSDFPFIKMLSAETLVGMGEARKIQEIDNVFRDVHKSPLNVLVIDKIENIINYNPIGPRFSNDILQVLNVYLTKKPPRGRRLLIIGTTSQYSVLKHMNLIDSFNDAIAVPPIKTIEEVGKVLDKLGFMTPEQRQEIIHQLGQYDINIGVKSLIDVLMVSKYSRDNVDEVVNNIVEKMNG, encoded by the coding sequence ATGATGGAAAAGTTTGGATTTAATGTAGTGACCAATAGTCCCACTTCACCAAGTCAAGCAAAGATAACACACAACATTTCAGGTCGCCCTCATCATCCACCACGCCACGAACCAGTGGAGGTATTGAGGAAACAATTACGGGTTAGCAATGCTCCCGGGAATGATGTGGTAGTTGCAAACTGTGTGGCTGTGCACCCCGGTGATTTTGCTCATATCCCTGATAGAACACCAATCATTTTGGATGGCGTTTTCGTGTATTCAATAGCCAAGGATGAGCGTATGAAACCTGGCCATATCGGATTGGCCGGAAATATGAGGTCATGGGGAAAGTACTcgtttgatcaaattgtcaatatcGAGACCTatgatatttttcaatcgggacaacaacaacaatacctTGGTGCTATTGATCTTCTGATTGATTTCGTTAAAACCAAATCGAACTCCTCTCCATTGAATCACGATGAATTGGTCAACATTTTCCACCAAAAGTATGAGAATCAAATATTGCAACCCACCCAAGTGATCTACATGGATTTTCACAATGTTTACTATTCAGTCAAGGTGGAGCAAGTTCAAATTATTGATGTAAACACCAAAGATAATTTGCCGAGTTTCAAAGATTCTGGTGATATAAAAACTAAAGGtattttcatcaagtcGACGGATGTGGTATTTTACCCTTATGATGGATCAAAGATcaatatatcaaaaagtaaaagtttgaaatcGAGAATATTTGGTGGTAATGGTGCTCAAGAGTCTCGTCGCCATACcagaaaacaaatcatcaaccCTGACTTCAAGTTGGAGGACTTGGGTATCGGTGGGTTGGATTCTGAGTTTCAAGATATCTTCCGTCGTGCTTTTAATTCGAGAATCTTGCCACCCGAAATTGCAGAAAAGTTGGACTACAAGCATTGTAAAGGTTTGTTATTGTATGGACCTCCTGGTACAGGTAAAACCTTGATTGCACGTAAATTGTcgaaaatgttgaatggTAAGGAACCAAAGATAGTCAATGGTCCAGAAATGTTGAGTAAGTATGTTGGTGCATCTGAGGAGAACATTCGTAACTTGTTCAAGGATGCTGAAGCTGAATATAAACTCAAAGGTGAGGACTCCGACTTGCACGTTATTATCTTCGATGAATTGGATTCCGTATTCAAACAAAGAGGTTCAGGAAAAAGCGACGGAACTGGTGTTGGTGACAATGTAGTGAACCAATTGTTATCAAAAATGGACGGTGTTGATCAGTTAAACAATATCCTTGTTATTGGTATGACCAATAgacttgatttgattgatacTGCCTTGTTGAGACCTGGtagatttgaaattcagattgaaattgcttTACCGGATGAAAAAGGTAGAAAAGATATCTTTATGATTCACACAAAAAAGTTGAGAGAAAATGGATTGTTAACCCCGGATGTCAATTTCGATGAATTGAGTTTATTAACAAAGAACTTTACTGGtgctgaaattgaaggtCTTTGCAATTCAGCCAAGTCATATGCAGTTTCTCGTCACACCAAAAAGGGATCCTTGGCACAAATCGACCCCGAATCAATTGCCAATATGCACATTACGAGAAACGATTTTCTTTTGGCTTTAAATGATATTCGCCCAGCTTTTGGTACCGATGAGGAGGATCTTGCTCAGCAAGCGCAACATGgtatcatcaaattcaaccaaaCGATCGCAAATATTTTTGAGAAGGGACATTCTATTATTGATGTGGTAAGGTCAAGTGAGTCGGAAACCTTGAGAAGTGTTTTGTTGTATGGTCCACCAGGAGTTGGAAAGACCGCCATTGCCACCACTTTAGCTTTAAATAGTGATTTCCCCTTCATCAAGATGTTATCTGCCGAGACTTTAGTTGGAATGGGAGAAGCCAgaaaaattcaagaaatcGACAATGTTTTCAGAGATGTTCAtaaatcaccattgaatGTGTTGGTTAttgacaagattgaaaacattaTAAACTATAACCCAATAGGACCTAGATTCTCGAATGACATTTTACAAGTGTTGAATGTCTACTTGACCAAGAAACCTCCTAGAGGCAGAaggttgttgattattggTACAACTTCCCAATACTCAGTCTTGAAGCATATGAATCTTATCGATAGTTTCAATGATGCTATTGCTGTTCCTCCtatcaaaacaattgaagaagttggtAAAGTTTTGGACAAATTGGGCTTTATGACACCAGAACAAAGACAAGAGATTATACACCAACTTGGACAATATGATATCAACATTGGAGTAAAgagtttgattgatgttttgaTGGTTAGTAAGTATTCCAGAGATAACGTTGATGAGGTTGTCAACAATATTGTTGAGAAAATGAATGGTTAA
- a CDS encoding Cwc15 protein (S. cerevisiae homolog CWC15 has role in nuclear mRNA splicing, via spliceosome and localizes to U2-type spliceosomal complex), protein MTTNHRPTLESKKGKNITIRDSIVHARSFPQSQNLKLRSDIQAQTLDNAVKELKEETKRVEDSRDDGSINDAGNVFDEDEGEVDRQVVPTPKEKHLGHKLSSHTNKRIREDDKDQLSSTVGQDENITSESWMHKEGNYEEPILKKSRVDDKEADTSEVDDDDDDDDEDTAALIAEINKIKQGKTSQSSEQPLKTQYTNLDDLLSQQEPFKKKTGWRKSTKKFNEKKQDQNTNFTTDSLNSQFHQDFLSKYIR, encoded by the coding sequence ATGACAACGAACCATAGACCGACATTAGAGAgcaaaaaaggaaaaaacATAACCATACGAGATTCAATAGTGCATGCTCGATCTTTCCCACAACTGCAGAATCTTAAATTAAGGTCGGACATACAAGCACAAACGTTAGACAATGCCGTAAAGGagttgaaagaagagaCCAAAAGGGTTGAAGACAGTCGTGATGATGGTAGTATAAATGATGCTGGTAAtgtgtttgatgaagacgaaGGTGAAGTTGATCGTCAGGTGGTACCAACACCGAAGGAGAAACATCTAGGACATAAACTTTCGAGTCACACGAATAAGAGGATACGAGAGGATGATAAAGACCAGCTCTCACTGACAGTTGGACAAGATGAGAATATAACAAGCGAATCTTGGATGCATAAAGAAGGAAATTATGAAGAACCAATCTTGAAGAAGTCACGAGTGGATGATAAAGAAGCAGATACTAGTGAAGTcgacgatgatgatgatgacgatgacgaaGACACAGCTGCTTTAATTGCCGAAATAAACAAGATCAAACAAGGCAAAACTTCACAAAGCTCAGAACAACCTTTGAAAACCCAATATACTAATTTAGATGACTTGTTATCTCAACAAGAAccattcaaaaagaaaactgGATGGAGAAAACTGACcaagaaattcaatgaaaagaaacagGACCAAAATACCAACTTTACTACTGATTCGCTAAATTCACAGTTTCATCAAGactttttatcaaaatacaTTCGTTAA